From a single Leishmania braziliensis MHOM/BR/75/M2904 complete genome, chromosome 28 genomic region:
- a CDS encoding putative glycerophosphoryl diester phosphodiesterase: protein MNVASVIALVAGAYIAFSVGLLEVAVRRKRRNALLAKKFPYPITKIAHRGGSLLGPENTMYTFMRAVKEGLCDMVELDVRESKDGQIVVSHDRTLERTCGPEYAGVSVSDLVVGKDPSKTLPQSKRIIELEFATRSINQYEGSQSVPVDDTTRICLLTEVFEKLPPIPLHIDIKDGRKDFVAEVLNLIATYGREGTTIVGSSQHRTQQFISEYFAEREPEIRKRYRIFGGPRDFFRTYFLFYTGLLPYFSVNFDVFSIPVFTSSMKTVVAGSFGKVCANVGAFLLSSPLLWRYLQSRGVAVIGWNLNDEIDILQGIQWPLNGLMSDDPIKLQQLIDTNKRVTRLNVLIG, encoded by the coding sequence ATGAACGTGGCTTCAGTCATCGCTCTGGTAGCAGGAGCTTATATCGCTTTCTCTGTTGGCCTCCTCGAGGTAGCGGTGCGTAGAAAGAGGCGGAACGCACTTTTAGCAAAGAAGTTTCCCTACCCTATCACCAAAATTGCTCACCGTGGTGGTTCACTATTGGGTCCAGAGAACACAATGTACACATTTATGCGAGCTGTCAAGGAGGGGCTCTGTGACATGGTCGAGTTGGATGTTAGGGAATCAAAGGATGGGCAGATCGTTGTGTCCCACGATCGCACACTAGAACGTACATGCGGTCCAGAGTACGCGGGGGTGTCGGTTTCAGATTTAGTGGTTGGTAAGGACCCATCTAAAACACTCCCTCAAAGCAAGAGAATTATCGAGTTGGAGTTTGCCACCCGCAGCATCAACCAGTACGAGGGGTCTCAAAGCGTCCCTGTTGATGACACCACCAGAATTTGTCTCCTGACTGAAGTTTTCGAGAAACTGCCTCCTATCCCGTTGCACATTGACATCAAAGATGGACGCAAAGATTTTGTCGCTGAAGTTCTAAACCTGATTGCTACATACGGCCGCGAAGGCACCACCATTGTGGGAAGCAGCCAACACCGGACCCAACAGTTTATCAGCGAGTACTTTGCGGAGAGGGAGCCTGAAATTCGGAAACGGTATCGCATTTTTGGGGGGCCTCGGGATTTCTTCCGGACGTACTTTCTCTTTTATACGGGATTGCTACCTTACTTCTCCGTAAACTTTGATGTATTCTCGATTCCGGTTTTCACAAGCTCCATGAAGACCGTTGTAGCGGGATCATTTGGAAAAGTCTGCGCTAATGTGGGTGcatttcttctttcctcgccGTTGCTGTGGAGGTACCTTCAGAGCCGAGGTGTCGCAGTGATTGGGTGGAACCTCAACGATGAGATTGACATTTTGCAAGGAATTCAGTGGCCCCTCAACGGCTTGATGTCTGATGACCCCATCAAACTCCAGCAGCTAATAGATACGAACAAAAGAGTAACCCGGTTGAACGTGCTTATAGGCTAA
- a CDS encoding putative mitochondrial DEAD box protein: protein MRRFTNALFGRRGAAWCEAASFWSHQTLLPLMNTVCYFSMTSAVQEGSIPATSSSIGDPHTPQKTNVSAVSTEHDISITDGNGHQVHVTPLASFAELRDAPRWLAEGLRALKYPSTTDIQKFTIPLLADGHDVIGLAPTGSGKTVAFAVPALAAFKRNPDGTPSVLVLAPTRELVQQTTKVFQSLGCGQVRVCEAYGGAPRDLQARCLRNGCDALVACPGRLKDFLDSGELSIRNLSFLVFDEADRLLDMGFQVHLDEIMGHLDSGSHPQTMMWSATWPESVQEMARKYLSNDRLLIRAGTAGTGLQVNEHIKQELIFCSTLTERIEKLGSLVEDGTIDDNSDKLIIFVERQTDTEDTARAFSHRLGIDARYVGTIHGGLSQRQRDKVMSMFKANHIRLLVATDVASRGLDIPDVTCVVNFQAPKNIDSYCHRIGRTGRAGRTGTAYTFLGQGDGGLAVDLVDYLTRCRVTVPAELMQLAKRHQDRLQQQQGRSRRADRGGFSRREGNSEFGRRRRDRGGSREFVPSRFNSRNSDNDPPSTLDW from the coding sequence ATGCGACGCTTCACAAATGCCTTGTTTGGCAGGCGCGGCGCCGCATGGTGCGAGGCAGCATCTTTTTGGTCTCACCAGACTCTTTTGCCTCTGATGAACACTGTGTGTTACTTTTCTATGACTAGCGCTGTGCAGGAAGGATCAATCCCCGCTACTAGCTCGAGTATAGGTGACCCGCATACTCCGCAGAAGACAAATGTGTCTGCAGTTTCGACAGAGCACGACATCTCTATCACCGACGGCAATGGTCATCAAGTCCATGTCACTCCGCTGGCCTCATTTGCAGAGTTGCGTGATGCACCGCGATGGCTGGCGGAGGGATTGAGGGCGCTCAAGTATCCTTCCACAACTGACATTCAGAAGTTTACAATACCCTTGCTGGCTGACGGTCACGATGTTATTGGACTCGCACCAACAGGCTCTGGAAAGACCGTGGCGTTCGCGGTTCCAGCTCTGGCAGCGTTCAAGCGCAATCCCGATGGCACGCCATCTGTTCTGGTTCTAGCACCCACGCGAGAGTTGGTGCAGCAAACCACCAAGGTGTTTCAGAGCCTCGGATGCGGGCAGGTGCGCGTCTGCGAGGCCTACGGTGGTGCCCCACGAGATCTACAGGCTCGCTGTCTTCGCAACGGTTGTGACGCGCTCGTTGCTTGCCCAGGACGACTCAAGGACTTTCTCGATAGCGGTGAATTGTCCATTCGTAATCTGTCGTTTCTAGTCTTCGACGAAGCAGACCGCCTCCTCGATATGGGGTTCCAGGTTCACTTGGATGAGATTATGGGCCACCTAGACTCAGGCTCACATCCGCAGACGATGATGTGGTCGGCGACGTGGCCAGAGTCGGTGCAAGAGATGGCGCGCAAGTATCTATCCAACGATCGTCTCTTGATTCGAGCCGGTACGGCTGGCACAGGGCTGCAAGTGAATGAGCACATCAAGCAGGAACTTATCTTCTGCAGCACCTTAACAGAGCGCATTGAGAAGCTCGGGTCGCTGGTTGAGGATGGGACCATCGATGACAACAGCGACAAGCTCATCATCTTCGTGGAGCGCCAGACGGATACGGAGGACACAGCCAGAGCTTTCAGCCACCGACTTGGAATCGATGCACGTTACGTAGGGACAATTCACGGAGGCCTGTCGCAGAGGCAGCGGGACAAGGTCATGAGCATGTTCAAAGCAAACCACATTCGTCTTCTCGTCGCGACCGACGTTGCCTCTCGCGGTCTAGACATTCCCGATGTGACGTGCGTGGTAAATTTTCAGGCTCCAAAGAACATTGACAGCTACTGCCATCGCATCGGCCGCACCGGCCGCGCCGGTCGCACCGGTACAGCGTACACATTCCTTGGCCAGGGGGACGGGGGTCTCGCAGTAGACCTCGTCGACTACTTGACTCGCTGTCGTGTTACTGTCCCAGCAGAGTTAATGCAGCTCGCCAAGCGTCACCAGGATcggttgcagcagcagcaggggcgCTCCAGGCGGGCTGATCGAGGCGGTTTCTCCAGAAGGGAGGGCAACAGTGAATttggccgccgccgccgcgatcGAGGAGGTTCCCGCGAGTTCGTGCCTAGCAGGTTCAACTCGCGCAATAGCGATAACGACCCTCCATCTACGTTGGACTGGTGA
- a CDS encoding DNA-directed RNA polymerase-like protein, whose protein sequence is MASFHPRDAFILHQEHIQRMNEGDEVDTSEEQKVQIDLQRVTDSESTAVVTFSHEDHTLGNPLRHVLMQNVAVTSAGYAIPHPLEPKMLLHVQASDYAVEAVAHGLERLAEICDDTISSFDKCMVAQHRMAVSTRPE, encoded by the coding sequence ATGGCGTCTTTTCACCCTCGCGACGCTTTCATTCTCCACCAGGAGCACATCCAACGCATGAACGAGGGCGATGAAGTGGACACATCGGAGGAACAGAAGGTTCAAATTGATCTGCAGCGCGTCACTGACAGCGAATCCACTGCTGTGGTAACCTTCTCTCACGAGGATCACACCCTAGGAAATCCCCTGCGGCACGTTCTGATGCAGAACGTTGCCGTGACGAGCGCCGGCTACGCGATTCCCCATCCACTAGAGCCGAAGATGCTCTTGCATGTGCAGGCTTCCGACTACGCTGTAGAGGCTGTGGCCCACGGTCTGGAGCGTCTCGCAGAAATCTGTGACGACACAATTAGTAGCTTCGATAAGTGTATGGTAGCACAGCATCGCATGGCTGTTTCTACGCGGCCAGAGTAG